The stretch of DNA acttataattgATGCATGCAATATGTCAGTTTTTCTTATACGAATAATcaccttatttttattactttacaGCACTTACATAAAATCAGATATCATTCGTCGAATTTTGtcgaattattttaacatagaTGTGTTATTGGTTATGGGTATAACTGATATcgatgacaaaataataaaacgttcCAACGAGAGTAAAATGGATTTCATATCTTTATCAAGACATTTTGAGACTGAATTTTTAGCAGACATGAATAAGTTAAATATTCGTGAACCTTATTTATACTGTAGAGTTACAGATTACGTACCACAGATCATTGAATTTGTGGAAAAGCTTATAGCCAATGGATATGGTTATATTACAAAGAATGGTATGCAATTGTTAACATTGTGGTTTTGtttctatgaaaaaattatctgGTTTTTATTCCATTTGCGCTTTGTAGGATCCGTTTATTTTGATACAAgcaagtataataattatggtAAATTACAAATCCCTTGTCCTGATGTCGCAAAAAGCCAGCACGAGGATAAAAGGTCAGCATTAGACTTTGCTTTGTGGAAAACAGCAAAAAGTAACGAACCATCTTGGAAATGTCCATGGGGCCACGGTAGACCAGGATGGCACATAGAATGCAGTGCAATTGCAAGgtaattttaagttatttCCAATTAGTATGTTTTATATGAGAATTCTTTTATGTGTGCTTGGAGTTctgtgtatttttatattttttgttttgtactTTTACATGCTGCTAGAGTGTTACGCAACACaccattgaaattatttttatagctaGTTCATTAAATGATTATCGATACACATACAAACATACACATGTGATACACtgatctatataaaaatatgtgctTTTATCAGCGCAGTCTTCGGGAATTCTGTAGATATGCACAGTGGTGGAATAGATTTGGCTTTTCCACATCATGAAAATGAGGAAGCGCAATCTTGCTGCTATCATAATACCAACCAATGGGTCAATTACTGGCTACACTGTGGGCATTTAAATCTGAAAGATATAAAGATGTCCAAGAGTCTGAGGAATACCATAACTATTCAggaatatctcgaaaaatattcGGCAAACCATCTTAGAATGCTTTGCCTGCTTTCTCATTATCGAAACggtaatatttgaaacaacTCCAAGTGATTTGATCTATGTGTAATCGATTGAATTTCATTGTAGGCATTGAATTCTCAGAGGAAGTCATGCAAAATGCAGTGGAAATAACCAAGAAACTTGATAACTTTATAAATGACTGTGATAATTACGTTGCTGGCAAATTTAAAGGTGGTGAAATAGATGAAAATCTTTTGTTTACGGTAAGCTTTTGCCTTGTAtgagttttttaaatgtgattttagatcacaaataaataatataatatatattactataaatatgataaaaaaatcaacattGACATATTCAAGCAATTTTTCAGACTTTGCATGACACAAGAAGTACAGTTTGCTCAGCGCTGGCGGACGATTTTGATACTTCAAGGGCAATGCATACCATTATAAATCTTGTTGGTGTAGGAAATAAAATGCTtcatcaaaataatgtaagtACTGCATAAAAAACACATAACGATTGACATTGTGAACGGTATTTTCaagataacataattttatttcattatcttatctttaacacatcaattacatattaattatttatctaatcatttttaattgcaggCAACATCTCAAAATCATGGCATAAGCGCCATTGCCGCTGTTTCAAATTATGTTTCCAATGTTCTTACGAAATTTGGTATTGTACGATCTACAATGGCAACGATAGAAAATCGACAAATCAAAGACATTCTTGATAATTTTCTGGACTTCAGGAATGCCGTCAGAATCAGAGCACTTCAGCAAAATCCAAAAgacaaaactttattaaaagaatgtGATAAAGCACGAAAATGTTTATCCACTTGTGGAATTATAGTGAAGGTGAAAACttttatacaatacatatGCTCATATTTAAGACCatgtttataagaaaattgatttatatcattaattacagGATCAAGAAGGCATCAGCAGTTGGAGTTGGAAATAGcgtgtaaaataattctcaacgcgtcttcaataaaaatgtataaaaatcatacTTCTGTTATTGCTCAACTATAAATCCTCATTCATCAATCTGTGGATTCTTTAAGTTTCTTTGCACCGTCGTCATTATCATCGACAATCTTTCTTTTCTGCATCTTTTTTTCcgaaaatgttttctttaaacCTTTCATCTTTCttgtttgaatattattaatcttttgttCTCCAAGATGTACACGACCGAATGTTGTTCCGAATGTATCTTTAGAAacattcttcttcttcttctcctgcAATCATAATTATGATGTTAAGTTCAATATCTATATTTCCTACATTAAtttgtgatttataaaaaattataattatataagaatacCTTGAGTGCTTTAGGTCTCTTGCAAGCTTGCTTAAATAAATCTTCCGAAGCAAACTTGTTGCGTCTACATATAAAATCGGCACGTGGTCCTATTTCCTCAAGTTCTATCCTAGGTATTCTTGTGTTAGATTTCTTGAGAAGTACTCTGAAAATATCACATTAATCAGTATATAACATCAAACTAAATCGTGCATCAAACTTGACAACTCACTCACTTATAACTACGCAGAAGTATTTTATTGTCAACAGCTGTAAAACTTAAAACATGTTCCAGACCCTGCAACCTAATCTTCTTGACCGTTTCTCTTTGGAACATATCGACAAGCAAGTTTTTGATTCTGCCATATTCATGATTCGTTTCAAAGAGTTCACCATTGAAAATCAACAATGGTTTTATTCCCGAACTGATCTTCTCAATTTTGAATTCTTTTAATCCTTTGTAATTATCCACGCCAAACTCCACCATATCTAATAATGTGTGCTCATACATTCTTCCCATTATGAAATTGTGTGGACGCTTCTTATTGTGCAAAGCCATCATGAAGAGAGGTGCATTATACTTGgatgcaaatttttcaataggTGTAACGTCTTCAAATGGTAGTATATCATTtttctgtttcattatttgtgCATTAGGTTTCTTCAGATCATACTGGAAAATGCACAGCACATTTAtagtttagaaattttattggtgtttaaagaattattgtataacattaaaaaataaaaaagtaaccAATGTCAaaagttagaaataaaattagaaattgtatATCCTCTCTTAAAAAAgctttagaatcttatatcattgGTAAACTTAGAATTATAGAATtcacatattttctttaatattctaGTACTTACCAAATCTTTCATGATGCCAGTAACAATTGGTGATGTATTTTTTCCTTTGAGGCATAAAGCTTCTTTAGCATTTTCTATTAGTTtcggttctttatttaatatagctTTTTTACCCTTATGGGTTGGTGTTCTACAAAAGAATAttgcttaaaattataatttacacatGGTGTGCttctatttaagaaataatttacattgttttgtacattacaaatatacataaatttaaaaatgccaAATAACTTACGCAATCCTGTTTATGGTCGgcataatgcataaattattacactAAATTAAAGTCAcaagtttataatattcttaagaaAACGATAGCTAACCTATTCCTCAACTTGCGAACATGCTACTAGCGTGCTCAGTGACGACAGATTTGAGACGCAAGTAGCAAGAGAGAGGGAATACGGCACATATGCACAAGCCACGTACATGTGAGCTCCGCGCTTTGGCTACCTTTGGAAAGAATATAATactaacatatatatatatatatagattttatatatatatataacatattgtacatatattgtatataataaatatatataaatatataagaacaTCTATAAAGACGCCCTAAAAACGTTCTAAATAAGACATCTTTAAGACATCCTAAAAACGTCCTAAAGAAGACGTCCTTTAAGACGTCgtcttttaatttctttaatgatTGGCATTCTGAactgaaaaattgttaacaggAGCACATGATGTTATAGGAGCTTACTCTTGACTAGATCAGTCGGTACACTTACCATCATGAACAGTTGTTATGTTGTTTTAGATAATCAAAAGATGGCAGCACTATTCCGACTGATGGTAAGTGTATCGACTGCACTGCTCCGAATTAGCTCTTATATCATCATGTGCTCCTGTTAACATTGCGAAAAATTCCGACTAAAATGGAGGCATAAGAAAGAAGACAGAGATAGTACGTCTGCTCTTTTCTAGCGTGCAAAGCTAATGATGCCATATTTGAAACGCAGCAGCAAACAACATGAGTGAGGAAATACCGCACACATACGCAAGCCATGTAATGTGAGCGTATATGTGAGCTCCGCGCTTCGACTAGCTTCGGAAAGagcataatattaacatatattatatatataatataataatttatatgtactatattatatatatgatataatatattatacatatattatatatataatatatatgatatattatacatatattatatatataataaatataaagacgTTTAAAGACGTCCTAAAAAAGACAtcctttttaaatttctaaattttgcaacaaaaaactttacaaaaattttaaaagagacgttttaattatttaagtattttacaaGCATTCTAATACTGTCAAAAGTGACCCAGAAGCGAAAACAAGCATgtagaaaaattcaaattactcTCTGGATTTACGGTCAGAAACGTTTCATTTTGGCcggaattgaaaaattgttaataggAGCACATGATGATAGAGGAGCTTACTCGGAGCAGTGCAATCGGTACACTTACCATCAATGCATTTGTAATGTTGCTTTAGCTAACCAATAGATAGCGCTGTAAGTGAGTTCCGAGTGAGTTCCTCTATCATCATGTGCTcctgttaacaatttttcaattccgGCTAAAATGAAGCATTTCTAGCCATTCCAGCGggtaatttgaatttttctacATGCTTCTAAGCTACTTTTGACAGTGTTAGGATGCTcgtaaaatacttaaataattaaaacgtttttttttttaaatttttggaaagCTTTTGCTAAATTCAAAATGCcaattgttaaagaaattaaaaaacgacATCTTTTTTAGAACATTTTAAGGATGTCCTTTTTTAGGACGTTTTAGGCGCACGCTGCGTGCTAGCAGCTACGCTTTTTTGCGCGTACGTGTTAAGTGCGGCAGCAAGATGCCTATTTCGAATACAAGTATTTCCTAAGGGAATTAATTATCggaatataattcaataaggATTACTTAGCAATTAAAAGACCAAGAGAATAAGCGGTCAATGGATAATGGAAGAATGAACTAAATTGTATGTAGATTGATTCAATctgtttatttaatgtaagatgaaatatatatatttatatatataagcatgaATCAAAATGTGTCAGTAAGTTAAATCGGCTACGAGAATTACACATAAAGAGCAACAGGTAAATATAAGAATCTAAATAAAGAAACAGACGTCTTGTAGCACATACATTGATTTATTATACGTAGATTGTTCATAGCTTAttgtttctctattttttttatagcaacAGCAAATATATAGTTggtcaaattaattaacaaagttCTCTCCAATCTGCCGCCGATGCAATTATTCATGTCGACGCACCGGATATAACATGAACAACTGAGCCTTGTCTGCATCATTGGCAGGTTGTGACACGGAGGCCGGATCAATCATCCGGACATGATGGCctccgtttcttttttttttcttttttttatttctttaaatttggTTGGTGGTgattaattctcttttttttttgataatcattttttttcataatcgAAGACATCCAAGAGAGGTCTAGTTAGATAATTAACTAAGTTTTCACAGCGCGTACTAAAAGCGTACTAAGAGTCCTATCGTCCTCCTTTGATTACTCTCACGTATCAAAGGTACGCGCTGTACATTTGTTTTGAAACGTTTACACGAAACAACGCAACGTACGTAATTTTCAAAAGGGTCCTTCCCAGAAGGTACCCTTGAACATTAAAAAGTACCTCGCGCAGTTGCAGCACtactttctctcttcctcccttCCCCGTCGCATTAAATGCCGTCGCGATTTTAACACTGGCAAATTCGTCTTATATAGTCcctacttttataatattatatacaattgatTTGGCACCGAAGTTGTGTTTGTCTTTCAATCGCACGATGCCAGTGAAGGTCCAACGTGAACGTGTGTACGCCTATGTGTGTTTCAAGCTGATATCATCAGGTAGAGAAGTGTCGTGTGCCCGTACGATGATCGCTCACGATCAATGGTTTAGCACTCGGTGACTCGGTGTCGGCGCACTGAGGATATCGGAATCGTGGAAGCTCGAAAACAAGTGTCGCCTCCGATTCGCGTGGTCCTGTCCTGATCGTCGCCCGTTCACGAACGCTCGATTACGAGCGACGTCGCGTCCCGgtggtttttttttcgccccccccccctcccctttaAGTACGCTCGCGTGTGTACagatgtgttttttttttctctttggcATAGtttagaaatatacatattttatccgTCCGCTTTTGCGCCGTGTTACAGAATGGAATGTATACTCGGCGGCTCGGCACCGCCAAACTTCATCGTCACGGGAGTCTGTCAGAGCCAGTGTGTGAGAGGTGAGTACATTGCCAATCCGACTCTCATCGACGCTGCCCGCGTGCATTTCACAAGCCGTTTACACGTTTACAACCCTCGCCGCGAAGACGGATCGGCAAAGCGCTTAGCCCGCAGTGCGGTCTTATCGTtacgaaaaattacattaattaccATTCTTACTAATCGTATCCTAGGAAAACTCTGACTGCCAACTGGTTTTCAGCGAATTCCAGACTGCCCAGCAGTCAGAACGTTACATAACAATTATCACAACTTAATATCGCAAATactaatacaatattatgtaaatatatattaatatttaatcataaatattctatatatattattattaacaactGACTGGTTTCCGCTTTACATCGTGCGCGATACACGTTTCGTATCGTAATACTGTGTAGATCGGTGAAATACCATACGAAACGTAATATACATTACGACactttccgtttttttttttttttccattcttCAACTACCAAGCTTCGGaacataaatacaaattaaacatCATCATAAGTAAGCGTGTAACTTCCGTCAATACTGCTTGATGTACGTGTATGTGTGTccatgtatgtgtgtgtgtgtttgcgGTAAACGTGTTACTATGttaaaatctattataattttactaaaaaaatattgatcgaTAAGCTACATACAgtgctataattattaacatttaaaaatgagATCTATTTTTCCTCTTCTATTAATGTAAGAACAAACATTAAGAATCATTGAATTGATAATGGGATTTTATGCGGTATATTATGTGTATTCCGTGTATTTGAAAACCTTATCTACCTGCCCCCTTGGTTTCTCCTCGAGTGTTTTGCGCGTTGTAGGTAAGTACTTAATGGTTAAGTTCGTACAGCGGACGATTTTTCGAGgccgattttattttatttacgtacGCTAATCGATCGAGTTCGTCTGTGTGGCCGCGCGCTCACGTTACCACAACGTGTTTCATCACTTTCACATAATGTTTGTCCACTCAGAAGATGTCTTCGTCCGGATCGCTCGACGGTGCGGCCTGAAGCGACAGCTGCATGCTGGATTCTGTGTTACGCCGCTTCATTTTACCCTTAGTCTTCTTCAGCATCGTGGCCTAGGAAGGGACAGGATCAGGGGAGCGCACAAAGGAGCAATCGATAATAAGTGTCAGTCAACGCCGCTGACAAAATAGAAGAAGAGTAGTAAGAAGTAGAAGTAGAAATTACGAGAACTGAGGATGAACAAACTTATATATACTTacagaaaaaagaaggaagagaaaGGAAAGTCCAAGTTTTTTCGTCAAAGCTACTACTATGTCCGATATAAATGCGTCTAAATCCACACATTACGACAAGCTCGAGCTAGCTGCATTGGATGTTGGAGGCATCGACAAGGTATCGGAAGTTTGATCGGTTTTACATGCATCAATAAGGAGGGACCGGATGTCGTTTTCTCATTTCCTTTGTACAGAGGTGAATTCGTTTTTAGACGGCACGTTCGTCACCACCGAGACTCCTCCCGTGCCGCTTCACGCGCGTCGAGGAGTCTAGGCTGAGATATCGCGCGTCTTCAACGAGATCGAACAAACGAGCGGTTGTAAGATGTGGTACATGGAGTTGGATTACTCGTCTGTGCTCTTGCCCCCCTCCCCATTAGAAGGTAGAATCGACGGTTCGGTATTGCGACGCTTGATCTTACTTTTCTTCAACATGGTAGCCTGAAGTGAACAGAGGAACAAGGAAATATTAGTCGAGTGCAATCGGGGCTCAGGGTCGGGCGGCGAGGGGTGGGGGTGGGGGCGAGGAAGCATGCGCTGATAGGTATCAGCAGTCAGGTTATACGCCTTTACGGAGAAAATACGTAGAGTATTGTAATATGAAaccatataaaaaaaattatagtgcTACAAACTAATACATACGGATGCTCCTgttaaaaaagtttacgtGCCACAAAAAACGGACGCCCCATTATTCTACTTAAACGCGAACAGTAGTACGGGATGCGATCGACCCTCGCGGCGTTTACAATTGCATTTCGGAGTGGTCTAACATCGATATGTCACAGCGCGTCTCGATAAATGGCTCTACGTTCTGTCCGTTATTTTTGTGGAATTATGGGGGGATTTCGTAAGAGCTTGCGTCAAAATATTACCTTGAGCGCTGACTTTAAGACCACAATGTCGCCGGGACTCTGAATCCACGGTTCACCGTCTACTTGTACAGGTAAGTCCGAGTAAGTGTGAATCTTTATGTGTCCGCCCTGTCGATCGAAATTTCATGAATAAGAATCAATCGATACGCCAgcggaatattattttaacagttagaaaaacaaaaaaaaaaaaaatcatttccggatttattataaattgagaGACATCTCTTTCAATACCACTGGCTTTCGCTTTTATTATAGACACAATAATCATAACTCCGATAAAATCGTTTAAGAGTTAATTCTGTGTTTCCTCCGC from Linepithema humile isolate Giens D197 chromosome 2, Lhum_UNIL_v1.0, whole genome shotgun sequence encodes:
- the CysRS-m gene encoding probable cysteine--tRNA ligase, mitochondrial isoform X1; its protein translation is MTTIRIRKPMNVTLRLIQVCKRFVNTEAKCQDRPQWIKPVGHQTEISIYNPITKCKVPLILKTENVLKWYMCGPTVYDSAHIGHATTYIKSDIIRRILSNYFNIDVLLVMGITDIDDKIIKRSNESKMDFISLSRHFETEFLADMNKLNIREPYLYCRVTDYVPQIIEFVEKLIANGYGYITKNGSVYFDTSKYNNYGKLQIPCPDVAKSQHEDKRSALDFALWKTAKSNEPSWKCPWGHGRPGWHIECSAIASAVFGNSVDMHSGGIDLAFPHHENEEAQSCCYHNTNQWVNYWLHCGHLNLKDIKMSKSLRNTITIQEYLEKYSANHLRMLCLLSHYRNGIEFSEEVMQNAVEITKKLDNFINDCDNYVAGKFKGGEIDENLLFTTLHDTRSTVCSALADDFDTSRAMHTIINLVGVGNKMLHQNNATSQNHGISAIAAVSNYVSNVLTKFGIVRSTMATIENRQIKDILDNFLDFRNAVRIRALQQNPKDKTLLKECDKARKCLSTCGIIVKVKTFIQYICSYLRPCL
- the CysRS-m gene encoding probable cysteine--tRNA ligase, mitochondrial isoform X2, with the protein product MTTIRIRKPMNVTLRLIQVCKRFVNTEAKCQDRPQWIKPVGHQTEISIYNPITKCKVPLILKTENVLKWYMCGPTVYDSAHIGHATTYIKSDIIRRILSNYFNIDVLLVMGITDIDDKIIKRSNESKMDFISLSRHFETEFLADMNKLNIREPYLYCRVTDYVPQIIEFVEKLIANGYGYITKNGSVYFDTSKYNNYGKLQIPCPDVAKSQHEDKRSALDFALWKTAKSNEPSWKCPWGHGRPGWHIECSAIASAVFGNSVDMHSGGIDLAFPHHENEEAQSCCYHNTNQWVNYWLHCGHLNLKDIKMSKSLRNTITIQEYLEKYSANHLRMLCLLSHYRNGIEFSEEVMQNAVEITKKLDNFINDCDNYVAGKFKGGEIDENLLFTTLHDTRSTVCSALADDFDTSRAMHTIINLVGVGNKMLHQNNATSQNHGISAIAAVSNYVSNVLTKFGIVRSTMATIENRQIKDILDNFLDFRNAVRIRALQQNPKDKTLLKECDKARKCLSTCGIIVKDQEGISSWSWK
- the Non3 gene encoding ribosome production factor 2 homolog, with the translated sequence MPTINRIATPTHKGKKAILNKEPKLIENAKEALCLKGKNTSPIVTGIMKDLYDLKKPNAQIMKQKNDILPFEDVTPIEKFASKYNAPLFMMALHNKKRPHNFIMGRMYEHTLLDMVEFGVDNYKGLKEFKIEKISSGIKPLLIFNGELFETNHEYGRIKNLLVDMFQRETVKKIRLQGLEHVLSFTAVDNKILLRSYKVLLKKSNTRIPRIELEEIGPRADFICRRNKFASEDLFKQACKRPKALKEKKKKNVSKDTFGTTFGRVHLGEQKINNIQTRKMKGLKKTFSEKKMQKRKIVDDNDDGAKKLKESTD